In the Staphylococcus condimenti genome, one interval contains:
- a CDS encoding EscU/YscU/HrcU family type III secretion system export apparatus switch protein, with protein MFTFYKEAFKNAKPQNAKTALFSILTFFVFILIVAFTLMPVQQALQMFMMSMMYQGPMFQAALPLIISLIIPLLIFIFVGFQLVVGAINVVYKAIHKEDVHLTDVFTAFKKGSYLKSVKLALFTLLVLLITTIIVYFVNQLFSALLRSLFSSLQGSTGGNMGAIITIQLIGMTLSSFILSLFIWFFAYIVIAYVSAYLRDRKAGAFKDVKQSFKSLKNGRHSWFKLFLGLILLNLIVIIFSNPIPQLVVLATQHMSQNLAQILVYIVIVIMYVIRIVVYYLNLMAIVQFFSKVTEHFTPEKNKKSKTIGDKVVEGSAAVKGSKKTKDKNSKKDKKTDNVTNKASEEKEKVEEKFNKNNKEKDLKETKEEYSDSTFDHLKNKKKDVDERSDDFKK; from the coding sequence TTGTTTACATTTTACAAAGAAGCTTTTAAGAATGCAAAGCCTCAAAATGCTAAAACTGCTCTTTTCAGCATTTTAACATTCTTTGTATTTATTTTAATCGTTGCATTTACATTAATGCCCGTGCAACAGGCACTACAAATGTTTATGATGTCAATGATGTATCAAGGTCCAATGTTCCAAGCAGCATTACCACTTATCATTTCCTTGATTATACCATTGCTCATATTTATATTTGTGGGATTCCAATTAGTCGTTGGTGCAATTAATGTAGTATATAAAGCAATTCATAAAGAAGATGTACATTTAACAGATGTATTTACTGCTTTCAAAAAAGGTAGCTATCTAAAAAGCGTTAAACTTGCGTTATTTACTTTATTAGTATTACTAATCACAACAATAATTGTTTATTTTGTTAACCAATTATTCAGTGCATTATTACGATCTTTATTCTCTAGTCTTCAGGGCAGTACCGGTGGCAATATGGGGGCCATTATTACAATTCAATTAATTGGAATGACATTATCATCATTTATTTTGTCATTATTTATTTGGTTCTTTGCTTATATTGTTATCGCTTATGTTTCAGCTTATTTAAGAGACCGCAAAGCAGGTGCTTTCAAAGACGTAAAACAAAGTTTTAAATCACTTAAAAATGGACGTCATTCTTGGTTTAAATTATTCTTAGGCTTAATTTTATTAAACTTAATTGTAATTATCTTTTCTAATCCAATACCACAATTAGTAGTACTTGCAACACAACATATGTCTCAAAATTTAGCTCAAATTCTAGTTTATATTGTGATTGTAATCATGTATGTGATTCGAATTGTAGTTTATTACTTAAACTTAATGGCTATCGTTCAATTCTTTAGTAAAGTAACAGAACACTTTACTCCAGAGAAAAATAAAAAATCTAAAACAATTGGAGATAAAGTAGTTGAAGGTTCAGCTGCTGTAAAAGGTTCTAAAAAAACTAAAGATAAAAATAGCAAAAAAGATAAGAAAACTGACAATGTAACTAATAAAGCTTCAGAAGAAAAAGAAAAAGTTGAAGAAAAATTTAACAAAAACAACAAA
- a CDS encoding metallophosphoesterase family protein: MKFAVITDIHGNMDALSAVLRDIDRRGDIDHIYNLGDVIGIGHNTNEVLGMVTARDDITSIAGNHDEAIMSVINNTPYPNDLKDKFNEHHHWIAEHLNPQYYEFLNTLPREFTLDLLGQSVLGIHYEIENAKLEDTIDKIPFSPIVEPTAEHMKSLFADKDADVILFGHNHTLHHFVNEDTVYFNPGSVGLNRAPYTVYGIVTITPEQSNIEQVRVAYDNTRFIDGFEAKEVPGRALIFDKFIQ; encoded by the coding sequence TTGAAATTTGCAGTAATTACAGATATTCATGGAAACATGGATGCATTATCAGCAGTATTAAGAGATATTGATAGAAGAGGGGATATTGACCATATTTATAATTTAGGAGACGTTATAGGTATTGGTCATAATACAAATGAAGTATTGGGCATGGTAACTGCTAGAGACGATATCACTTCCATTGCAGGTAATCATGATGAGGCTATTATGTCTGTGATCAATAACACACCTTATCCAAATGATTTAAAAGATAAATTTAATGAACATCATCATTGGATAGCAGAGCATTTAAATCCTCAATATTATGAATTTCTAAATACTTTGCCTCGTGAATTTACATTAGATTTGTTAGGACAATCTGTATTAGGTATTCATTACGAAATTGAAAATGCAAAATTGGAAGATACAATAGATAAGATACCCTTCAGTCCAATTGTTGAACCGACTGCAGAACATATGAAATCTCTATTCGCAGATAAAGATGCAGATGTTATATTGTTTGGACACAATCATACATTGCATCATTTCGTTAATGAAGATACAGTATATTTTAATCCAGGATCAGTAGGGTTGAACCGTGCACCATATACTGTATATGGTATTGTTACAATTACGCCTGAACAATCAAATATTGAACAAGTTCGGGTAGCCTATGATAATACACGTTTTATAGACGGTTTTGAAGCTAAAGAAGTGCCAGGCAGAGCACTTATTTTTGATAAGTTTATACAATAA
- a CDS encoding cation diffusion facilitator family transporter → MSHSEHEHHHHHHVHTDNKRVLAFSFAIITIFMIVELIGGYFANSLALLSDGVHMLSDAFSLGLALFAFKYGERHATTEMTFGYKRFEILAALFNGVLLFVISIGILIEAIRRIAEPPEVMSTEMLMISIIGLIVNVIVAWLMMRGGDTHHNINMRGAFLHVLGDLLGSVGAIAAAILIWLFNFTLADPIASMLVSVLLLRSSYGLIKDSLTILMEGTPKDINIDEVVNSVLKEKEIENVHDCHVWTISNDLNAFSCHAVVQDSMTIEECEQLLHRIEIRLNDLNINHMTIQLESKNNDHSSKTLCEHLSIAH, encoded by the coding sequence ATGAGTCATTCAGAACATGAACACCATCACCACCACCATGTCCACACTGATAATAAGCGTGTATTAGCATTTTCTTTTGCAATTATCACTATTTTCATGATTGTTGAACTTATTGGCGGCTATTTTGCTAATAGTTTAGCCTTATTATCTGATGGTGTGCATATGTTAAGTGATGCTTTTTCATTAGGCTTAGCACTTTTCGCTTTTAAATATGGTGAACGCCACGCTACAACAGAAATGACATTCGGCTATAAACGTTTTGAAATATTAGCTGCTTTATTCAATGGCGTACTGCTTTTCGTAATTAGTATCGGTATCTTAATTGAAGCAATCCGCCGAATAGCCGAACCTCCCGAAGTGATGTCGACTGAAATGCTGATGATCAGTATAATTGGGCTTATAGTAAATGTTATAGTTGCATGGTTAATGATGCGCGGTGGTGATACACATCATAATATTAATATGCGCGGTGCTTTCTTGCATGTATTAGGTGATTTACTTGGTTCAGTAGGCGCAATTGCTGCAGCCATATTAATTTGGTTATTTAATTTTACACTTGCTGACCCTATCGCCAGTATGTTGGTATCAGTTCTTTTATTACGCAGCAGTTATGGATTAATAAAAGATTCCCTAACAATTTTGATGGAAGGTACTCCAAAAGACATCAACATTGATGAAGTTGTAAATTCAGTTCTTAAAGAAAAAGAAATTGAAAATGTTCATGATTGTCATGTTTGGACGATTTCTAATGATTTAAATGCATTCAGTTGTCATGCTGTCGTTCAAGATTCGATGACTATAGAAGAATGCGAGCAACTACTGCATCGCATAGAAATACGCTTAAATGATTTAAACATTAACCATATGACGATTCAATTAGAATCTAAAAATAATGACCATAGTAGTAAAACATTGTGCGAACATTTATCTATCGCACATTAA
- a CDS encoding ArsR/SmtB family transcription factor, producing the protein MSSHELKASTLANVTDIFKALSEPNRIRIMHLLEQGPSSVGHITHALGLSQSNVSHQLKILKNAELVKSQRQGQSKIYRLNDEHVVTLLNQAIHHAEHPAN; encoded by the coding sequence ATGTCTAGTCATGAACTTAAAGCCAGTACATTAGCAAATGTAACCGATATTTTCAAAGCATTAAGTGAACCTAATCGCATTAGAATTATGCATTTATTAGAGCAAGGTCCTTCTAGTGTAGGTCATATTACACATGCTTTAGGACTTTCTCAATCAAATGTTTCTCATCAATTAAAAATATTAAAAAACGCTGAATTAGTAAAATCTCAACGACAAGGTCAGTCAAAAATTTATAGGTTGAACGATGAACATGTCGTTACACTTTTGAATCAAGCCATTCATCATGCAGAACACCCTGCTAATTAA
- a CDS encoding SDR family oxidoreductase: protein MSILVLGANGGVGKQIVAKLKEENKEVSAAYRKDDQVDKAIGEGYDARNVDVEKHEIDELADKFKDIDQLVFSVGSGGSTGDDKTIIVDLDGAVKAIEASKKAGVKHFVMVSTYDSNREAFDSRKDLKPYTIAKHYADNHLRDSGLKYTIVHPGTLENGPGTGNVDIAEHFDGGGSVPREDVASVIVDVLGNEKFQGGEFQVISGSEPIEDALNNYYQKH from the coding sequence TTGAGTATTTTAGTATTAGGTGCAAACGGCGGCGTAGGTAAACAAATTGTTGCTAAATTAAAAGAAGAAAACAAAGAAGTGTCAGCAGCTTACCGAAAAGATGATCAAGTTGATAAAGCAATCGGCGAAGGATATGACGCAAGAAATGTAGATGTTGAGAAACATGAAATTGATGAATTAGCCGATAAATTCAAAGATATTGATCAACTTGTTTTTTCTGTCGGCTCAGGAGGCAGCACAGGAGACGATAAAACTATTATCGTTGACTTAGATGGGGCAGTTAAAGCAATCGAAGCAAGTAAAAAAGCCGGTGTTAAGCACTTTGTAATGGTATCTACTTATGATTCAAATCGTGAAGCTTTTGACAGCAGAAAAGATTTGAAACCATATACCATTGCAAAACATTATGCAGATAATCACCTACGAGATTCAGGATTAAAATATACAATTGTACACCCAGGTACATTAGAAAATGGTCCTGGTACTGGTAATGTTGACATCGCTGAACATTTTGATGGCGGTGGTTCAGTACCAAGAGAAGATGTAGCATCAGTTATTGTAGATGTTTTAGGAAACGAAAAATTCCAAGGCGGAGAGTTCCAAGTCATCAGCGGTTCTGAACCTATTGAAGATGCTTTAAATAATTATTACCAAAAACATTAA
- a CDS encoding SDR family oxidoreductase has protein sequence MSILVLGANGKIGKQIVSKLKDDNEEVIATYRKDEQISEAEQKGYNARKVDVEKDTIDDLANSFKDVDQVVFSVGAGGAGNGKEIIIDLDGAVKAIEASKKAGVKHFLMVSTYDSSREAFDSIPDLKTYTITKHYADVHLRDSGLFHTIVHPGYLDDKEGTGKVDIAEQLSNVDSISREDVASVIVDVLENEKFQGGEFQMINGSEPIEKALEDYYKNH, from the coding sequence ATGAGTATTTTAGTTCTAGGAGCAAATGGTAAGATTGGTAAACAAATTGTATCTAAATTAAAAGATGATAATGAAGAAGTTATAGCAACTTATCGTAAAGATGAACAAATAAGTGAAGCTGAACAAAAAGGTTACAATGCTCGAAAAGTAGACGTTGAAAAAGATACTATTGATGATTTAGCAAATAGTTTTAAAGATGTAGATCAAGTCGTATTCTCAGTAGGTGCTGGCGGAGCTGGCAATGGTAAAGAAATTATCATTGATTTAGATGGTGCAGTCAAAGCTATCGAAGCCAGCAAAAAAGCTGGAGTTAAACATTTCTTAATGGTATCCACTTATGATTCAAGCCGTGAAGCCTTTGACAGTATCCCAGACTTGAAAACATATACTATTACAAAACACTATGCCGATGTTCATTTACGTGATTCAGGATTGTTCCACACAATTGTACATCCAGGATATTTAGATGATAAAGAAGGTACAGGAAAAGTAGATATTGCAGAACAGTTGTCAAATGTAGATTCTATATCAAGAGAAGATGTGGCATCAGTAATTGTGGATGTATTGGAAAATGAAAAATTCCAAGGCGGAGAATTTCAAATGATTAATGGGTCTGAACCCATTGAAAAAGCTTTAGAAGATTATTATAAAAATCATTGA
- a CDS encoding FadR/GntR family transcriptional regulator encodes MKISKTKIYEKIADIILEQIKSGEYAVGDKLPSIQALSKEYGVSVASVREAFNALRTIGVIEIKQGYGTFVTQKEPIFFNLEESSLTRKQVEDLLELREIVELATVKKAAALGTKENLLEMKNALEMMESAVTDGTSGEAADLKFHLAIAKAAHNSMLFDLMNNISDVIQETMKETRKMYLFNKQRTLKRLYDEHLKIYEAIQKKDAEAAEYNMRNHLEEVQDTILQNMKSK; translated from the coding sequence ATGAAAATTTCAAAGACAAAAATATATGAGAAAATTGCCGACATTATTTTAGAGCAAATAAAATCGGGTGAATATGCGGTCGGCGATAAATTGCCTTCCATTCAAGCATTATCAAAAGAGTATGGTGTAAGTGTCGCTTCAGTCAGAGAAGCCTTTAATGCTTTACGTACCATTGGAGTTATTGAGATTAAACAAGGCTATGGTACGTTTGTTACCCAAAAAGAACCTATTTTTTTCAATTTAGAGGAATCTTCATTAACACGTAAACAAGTTGAAGATTTGCTGGAGTTGAGAGAAATAGTAGAGTTAGCAACTGTAAAAAAAGCTGCAGCATTAGGAACGAAAGAAAATTTACTTGAAATGAAAAATGCTTTAGAAATGATGGAAAGCGCAGTGACAGATGGAACTTCAGGAGAAGCTGCAGATTTAAAATTCCATTTAGCAATCGCAAAAGCTGCTCATAATTCAATGTTATTTGATTTGATGAACAATATATCTGATGTGATTCAAGAAACAATGAAAGAAACGCGAAAGATGTATTTATTTAATAAACAAAGAACATTGAAACGATTATATGATGAGCATTTAAAAATATATGAAGCAATTCAAAAAAAGGATGCCGAAGCAGCAGAATACAATATGAGAAATCATTTAGAAGAAGTACAAGATACGATTTTGCAGAATATGAAATCAAAATAA
- a CDS encoding type I phosphomannose isomerase catalytic subunit, which yields MPLFLEPIFKERIWGSDNLEKYGYQLPERDVGEVWAISAHQHGDSIITNGQYSDEPLSRVWDEHKELFGDFPTAQFPLMVKMIDAQEPLSVQEHPNTAYAYEHENGDYGKQECWYIIEAEENAEIIYGLNTDSKEKFIEALDDEAHQDLFKHIPVKAGDFFFIPNGMVHAIGKGITVYEVTQSSDVTYRIYDYDRTDEAGNKREMHIEKAKDVVEVREESPNVIPDTEIIENHKRTQYISNNSFTVVKWEVTGTLNYMKPREFCLVTILDGEGTLVTDGDIYELEKGKSFILTSEDLDNIFKGDFTIMITYV from the coding sequence ATGCCATTGTTTTTGGAACCGATTTTTAAAGAACGAATCTGGGGCAGTGATAATTTAGAAAAATATGGCTATCAACTGCCAGAAAGAGATGTGGGAGAGGTATGGGCGATTTCCGCACATCAACATGGAGATAGTATCATCACGAATGGTCAATATTCGGATGAACCATTGAGTCGTGTTTGGGATGAACATAAAGAATTGTTTGGAGATTTTCCAACTGCTCAATTCCCGCTAATGGTAAAAATGATCGATGCTCAAGAGCCTCTATCTGTTCAAGAGCACCCTAATACGGCTTATGCGTATGAGCATGAAAATGGAGATTACGGTAAACAAGAGTGCTGGTATATTATTGAAGCTGAAGAAAATGCAGAGATTATTTATGGTCTGAACACGGATTCTAAAGAAAAGTTTATTGAAGCATTGGATGACGAAGCACATCAAGATTTATTTAAGCATATTCCTGTTAAAGCTGGGGATTTCTTTTTTATTCCTAATGGTATGGTACATGCTATTGGTAAAGGAATAACGGTTTACGAAGTAACACAATCTTCAGATGTAACTTATCGTATTTACGATTATGATCGTACAGATGAAGCGGGTAATAAGCGTGAAATGCATATTGAGAAAGCAAAAGATGTCGTTGAAGTTAGAGAAGAAAGTCCTAATGTTATACCTGATACTGAAATCATAGAGAATCATAAGCGAACACAATATATTTCCAATAACAGTTTTACTGTGGTGAAATGGGAAGTTACTGGAACTTTAAATTACATGAAACCAAGAGAATTTTGTCTCGTCACAATTTTGGATGGTGAAGGCACATTGGTAACTGATGGTGATATCTATGAATTGGAAAAAGGCAAAAGTTTTATTCTGACATCTGAAGATTTAGATAATATCTTTAAAGGTGATTTTACGATTATGATTACCTATGTTTAA
- a CDS encoding EVE domain-containing protein: MTEETNYFWLNCGYNRWNHNEPLVGQTTLFESGAQFNPTQGFRAFKKAKAGDKVIFYQVQTDAGLLGSGEIISVQTGAQHKIRVQFRLTEALKPLTADYLKRSEALEFRINNMKETLFNQISPEEFDLIERLGKGAAQIPRYFFLAENKEFEPGETYTLFTHTYNGIKRNGYHYYTQLEIGDKIVFYSREQDHSVVGLGEVTQHLRELPPIPGRTNSTAIEVKYNEDINPVSLSTLNKHPRLKNLYYLQENAKQAIASMSQAQFDAILEMSENNGMKSQFEAVGKNNVIDKNDDDIKPFILLVINDKNRAEGLKAAENLLQKTNANPVITSGHPDFTEDMLYGKYLPNEAGALYFREGFITELMPKTDRSYLVIDNFNRIDPDIFQTYINVLEGYEMTLPRYNRDGTMIKWSRKKDSFYHFNPNWHIIGVTYDSLEEIKEKYSEQFLKYARIVKVNHD, translated from the coding sequence ATGACTGAAGAAACAAATTATTTCTGGCTGAATTGCGGTTACAATCGCTGGAATCACAATGAACCGCTTGTAGGACAAACTACTTTATTTGAATCTGGTGCTCAATTCAACCCTACTCAAGGTTTTCGTGCATTTAAAAAGGCAAAAGCAGGCGATAAAGTCATTTTTTATCAAGTCCAAACAGATGCAGGGCTTTTAGGAAGCGGAGAAATTATCAGTGTCCAAACTGGTGCACAACATAAGATACGTGTTCAATTCCGTTTAACTGAAGCGTTAAAGCCGTTAACAGCAGACTATTTAAAACGTAGTGAAGCTTTAGAATTCCGAATCAATAATATGAAAGAAACATTATTTAATCAAATTTCACCAGAAGAATTTGATTTGATTGAAAGATTAGGCAAAGGTGCTGCACAAATTCCACGTTATTTCTTTTTAGCTGAAAATAAAGAATTTGAACCAGGTGAAACATATACGCTTTTTACACATACTTATAACGGTATAAAGCGAAATGGATATCATTATTATACGCAATTAGAAATCGGGGATAAAATTGTATTTTATAGTCGAGAACAAGATCATTCGGTGGTGGGTTTAGGAGAAGTGACACAACATCTTCGCGAATTGCCTCCTATTCCTGGCCGTACTAATAGTACTGCCATTGAAGTAAAATATAATGAAGATATTAATCCGGTCAGCTTATCAACTTTAAATAAGCATCCGCGTTTAAAAAACTTGTATTATCTTCAAGAAAATGCAAAACAAGCAATTGCTAGTATGTCACAAGCACAATTTGATGCTATATTAGAAATGAGCGAAAATAATGGCATGAAGTCGCAATTTGAAGCGGTTGGAAAAAATAATGTAATCGATAAAAACGATGATGATATAAAACCGTTTATACTATTAGTAATCAATGATAAAAACCGAGCAGAAGGTTTAAAAGCTGCTGAAAATTTATTGCAAAAAACGAATGCTAATCCAGTGATCACAAGTGGACATCCTGATTTCACTGAAGATATGCTTTATGGTAAATACTTGCCGAATGAAGCAGGTGCATTGTATTTCAGAGAAGGATTTATTACTGAATTAATGCCGAAAACAGATCGCAGTTACTTAGTAATTGATAATTTTAATCGTATTGATCCAGACATTTTCCAAACGTATATCAATGTTTTAGAAGGTTATGAAATGACATTACCTCGTTATAACCGTGATGGTACTATGATTAAATGGTCACGAAAAAAAGATTCATTTTATCACTTTAATCCGAATTGGCATATTATTGGCGTGACGTATGATTCTCTTGAAGAAATTAAAGAAAAATACTCTGAGCAATTTTTGAAATATGCACGTATCGTTAAAGTAAATCACGACTAG
- a CDS encoding thiol-disulfide oxidoreductase DCC family protein yields MPIIYYDANCVYCYNYAIWLIRHGLSPSYQFATLKGPAGQELERKHPGILDMNTVVLQEGEHLYFKSTAIAKLLMSLTQDKWMGILLTLVPKPIRNFGYDLFANNRDKMWHAEWQKPNAYEQSFFID; encoded by the coding sequence ATGCCAATTATTTATTATGATGCTAACTGTGTTTATTGTTATAACTATGCAATATGGTTGATTAGACATGGGTTATCTCCAAGCTATCAATTTGCAACATTAAAAGGGCCAGCAGGACAAGAATTAGAGCGTAAACATCCAGGTATTTTAGATATGAATACTGTTGTATTGCAAGAAGGTGAACATTTATATTTCAAATCTACAGCGATTGCAAAACTGTTAATGTCACTAACTCAAGATAAATGGATGGGTATCTTGCTCACATTAGTACCAAAACCTATTCGTAATTTTGGTTACGATTTATTCGCAAACAATCGTGATAAAATGTGGCATGCAGAATGGCAAAAGCCTAATGCTTATGAACAATCTTTCTTCATAGATTAA
- the rbsK gene encoding ribokinase encodes MKKIIVIGSASIDLVVQTNKIPDTGETVLGEAFFTTPGGKGANQAVAAARLYDEVYMIGAVGDDVYGREILDNLIKNGVDVSHMDVIQNEVSGTAHITLFEEDNRIIVVPSANQHVLPETVLPKLEEFTSGDIILLQQEIPAKTVEAVINFASENGLKVMLNPAPYRKINVDLVDKVDWLTPNETESALLFEGKIDKGLISYPNKLIVTQGAKGATYYDNKLILVPGIERKVVDTTGAGDTFNGALAVGLIENRNFKDAILFANKAASFSVTGLGAQGAMPYRSQIE; translated from the coding sequence ATGAAAAAAATAATTGTAATAGGAAGCGCTTCAATAGATTTAGTTGTACAAACAAATAAAATTCCAGATACAGGTGAAACAGTTTTAGGTGAAGCCTTTTTCACAACCCCAGGTGGAAAGGGTGCTAACCAAGCTGTTGCTGCTGCTCGTTTATATGATGAAGTTTATATGATTGGGGCTGTTGGCGATGATGTATATGGTCGTGAAATTCTGGATAATTTAATTAAAAATGGTGTAGATGTGTCACACATGGATGTGATTCAAAATGAAGTGAGCGGAACAGCGCATATTACATTGTTTGAAGAGGATAATCGTATTATTGTAGTACCTAGTGCCAATCAACACGTACTTCCTGAAACAGTTTTACCAAAGCTAGAAGAATTTACAAGTGGAGATATTATTTTGCTGCAACAAGAAATACCAGCCAAAACAGTAGAAGCAGTAATTAATTTTGCTTCAGAAAATGGTCTTAAAGTAATGTTGAATCCAGCACCATACAGAAAAATCAATGTCGATCTTGTAGATAAAGTTGATTGGTTGACGCCTAACGAAACAGAAAGTGCATTATTGTTTGAAGGAAAGATTGATAAAGGGTTAATAAGTTATCCGAATAAGTTGATTGTGACACAAGGCGCAAAAGGTGCAACTTATTATGACAATAAACTTATATTAGTTCCCGGAATTGAAAGAAAAGTAGTTGATACAACTGGCGCAGGAGATACTTTCAATGGTGCACTTGCAGTCGGATTAATTGAGAATAGAAACTTTAAAGATGCCATATTATTTGCTAATAAGGCAGCAAGTTTCTCTGTAACAGGTTTAGGCGCTCAAGGTGCAATGCCATACCGATCACAAATTGAATAA
- a CDS encoding Dps family protein: MANKQDVVDVLNEQVANWTVLYTKIHNFHWFVKGPHFFSLHVKFEELYNEASETIDELAERILAIGGAPIATMKKSLDVAIVDEAESEGSAEDMVNAISKDFSNISDQLEKAIEVAGDAEDDVSQDMLIALQTSVDKHNWMFQSFLGK, from the coding sequence ATGGCAAACAAACAAGATGTAGTAGATGTGTTAAATGAACAAGTAGCAAACTGGACAGTGTTATACACAAAAATTCATAATTTCCATTGGTTCGTTAAAGGACCTCATTTCTTCTCATTACATGTTAAATTTGAAGAATTATACAATGAAGCAAGTGAAACAATTGATGAATTAGCTGAACGTATTTTGGCTATTGGCGGTGCACCAATTGCTACTATGAAAAAAAGTTTAGATGTTGCTATTGTTGATGAAGCTGAATCAGAAGGTTCTGCTGAAGATATGGTAAACGCAATTTCTAAAGACTTCAGTAATATTTCTGACCAATTAGAAAAAGCAATTGAAGTAGCTGGAGATGCTGAAGATGATGTATCTCAAGATATGTTAATCGCATTGCAAACATCTGTAGATAAACATAACTGGATGTTCCAATCTTTCTTAGGTAAATAA
- a CDS encoding M15 family metallopeptidase, with protein MKQYFGGILAATMLLSGCAQNDDDGQQKNKKEDVKTAQHNQQKNTKHQVTHKNGVTKVDGIIFVNKSVSISKDYNKGEDPVAKAQLNKMIDDGRKAGLNIIYRSGFRSYAEQTQLYNGYVQRDGKKAADKYSAAPGTSEHQTGLAFDVGTNPSNSDFKTSFGKTAEGKWLAKNAYKYGFILRYPKGKENITGYQYEPWHFRYVGKKDAKAIHDKNTTLEEYLNYGYSKSK; from the coding sequence ATGAAGCAATACTTTGGTGGGATTTTAGCTGCTACAATGTTATTAAGTGGATGCGCTCAAAATGATGATGATGGCCAACAAAAAAATAAAAAAGAAGATGTCAAAACTGCTCAACATAATCAACAAAAAAATACTAAACATCAAGTGACACATAAAAATGGTGTTACAAAAGTTGATGGTATAATTTTTGTTAATAAATCAGTATCGATTTCAAAAGATTATAATAAAGGAGAAGATCCAGTTGCTAAAGCTCAATTAAATAAAATGATTGATGATGGCAGAAAAGCAGGTTTAAATATTATTTACAGAAGTGGTTTCAGATCTTACGCTGAACAGACCCAACTTTATAATGGGTATGTTCAACGTGACGGTAAAAAAGCAGCTGACAAATATAGTGCAGCACCTGGAACTTCTGAACATCAAACTGGATTGGCTTTTGATGTCGGTACGAATCCTAGTAACTCAGATTTCAAAACTTCATTCGGAAAAACGGCTGAAGGAAAATGGTTAGCTAAAAATGCATATAAATATGGATTCATTTTAAGATATCCAAAAGGCAAAGAAAATATAACAGGTTATCAATATGAACCGTGGCATTTCAGATATGTAGGCAAAAAAGATGCAAAAGCTATTCATGACAAGAATACTACGTTAGAAGAATATTTGAATTATGGATATAGTAAAAGTAAATAA